A window of the Paralichthys olivaceus isolate ysfri-2021 chromosome 5, ASM2471397v2, whole genome shotgun sequence genome harbors these coding sequences:
- the arl5c gene encoding putative ADP-ribosylation factor-like protein 5C yields MGFLLTKMLAVFGDKEHKVIIVGLDNAGKTTILYQFLTKEAVHTSPTIGSNVEEIVVRKTHFLVWDIGGQESLRASWHSYYCNTEIVILVVDSTDRERLTLTKEELHRMLAHEGLQRAAVLILANKQDMKGSMTAKEISQCLTLDSITTHSWHVQACCALTGEGLPASLDWMRSRVVAN; encoded by the exons ATGGGATTCCTGCTCACAAAGATGTTGGCTGTGTTTGGTGACAAAG AGCACAAAGTCATCATAGTGGGTTTGGACAACGCAGGAAAGACGACCATCCTCTACCAGTT TCTGACAAAGGAGGCCGTCCACACGTCGCCAACCATCGGCAGCAATGTTGAGGAGATCGTCGTGCGGAAGACCCACTTCTTGGTTTGGGACATAGGAGGACAGGAGAGCCTTCGAGCCAGCTGGCACTCGTACTACTGCAACACAGAG atagTCATTCTGGTTGTGGACAGCACTGACCGCGAACGTCTGACTCTGACCAAAGAGGAACTGCACCGAATGCTCGCACACGAG GGCCTACAGAGAGCAGCCGTCCTCATTCTGGCCAACAAACAGGACATGAAGGGCTCGATGACGGCCAAGGAGATCTCTCAGTGCCTCACACTCGACTCCATCACAACTCACTCCTGGCATGTCCAGGCCTGCTGCGCCCTGACAGGAGAGGG TCTACCTGCCAGTCTGGATTGGATGAGGTCAAGGGTCGTAGCAAACTAA